A stretch of DNA from Telopea speciosissima isolate NSW1024214 ecotype Mountain lineage chromosome 5, Tspe_v1, whole genome shotgun sequence:
GGATAGTCAATCCCTTGACCTCTTGAAAGCATGCACTCCACTGGCAAGCAATCGACCATCTGACCAAGCAGCTGTTCACAAAGTAGTTGATCTTCTTGGTCGCAAGGGTTCGTTTTCCAATTCCTCACTCAACATGTCATttatgatcttttttttttttaatttcaattattcAACTGTGACTACTGTAGTTTTCTGttagtttgtttttgtttcttcataCCTTAAAAATTCTTGAAGGTTTAAATACCTGGAATCGAGATCAGGATTGATCCTAGTATCGTCATGGATCGGTCTGGATCAGCCCCAGGCCGAGCCATATCTACAAGAAGGCCGTCCTGGATCGATCAATTTGAtccgatttttaaaaccctagttaTGGGCTGCTATCTCAAGGTCATCACAAAGGCTTTAAAACCCAGAATTGGGATCAGCCTTCACCGATTCCTACTTGAATAGGATCAAAATCAGTGGGGAATCGGTCAAAATCCTAGAAAATgaaattgggaagaagaagcaagCATTTCGATAAAtcttttttctcataaaaatctgattaaTTAGAAGGTAAATCATAAATGGTTCTACAATAAGGTTATTTGAAGAAGTTCCTTCAAGGACTGAGCCATTTCTGATTCATGCGGATTATTAATTTCCAACACCAATTTTGGAATAATCATATGCACAAGAATTCAAAAGATATTAAATTTggtttttattaaatttcactttccttttgctcaaaaaaattcattttcttttacaatTAAATTCATTTGGTttgaaaactaaaataaatttatctgaaattttttttatcaaatatgataagaattcaagtttgaaaaattccaatttttttttctttgactATGACTCACTTTCCTTTACTTGCAAGGTGCAACAAAAGGGAGCAcatatgttatttatttatttattttggataaaagtgtaatcacacaaactacacaccaatcccaaaagattaagCGATTTTTAGGATCGTGAATAGCGGATATATACAACACATACTACACTCACatacccgatgtgggactaaacccacacacctcttttttttttttttgatgaaagtttaatcacacaaaccacacaccaatcccaaaagattgCTCGACTTTTAGGActgtggaatggcggatatacacaacacacaccacactcacacataTGTTATTGATCAAAATAGTAAACCTAGTAATAATATGAATGCTGATCAAAATTGTAAACATAGTAATAATATGAATACTAAGGATTGAACTAATTCTGATTAAACCTACTGGTTTAATTGATATGACTTCGCTGAATGGACTCGTTGATGCATTAGGAATCATGGTTAATTGATGGAAACGAATAAAATGGCCGAACCGTTTTTTACTGTTCAATGGTCATGAAAtctttttaacaaaaaataaataaaataaaacaaaatctcTTTAATTATTGAATGTTCTCCAAAGAGTCCATAGCTTATAGAGAATTttagagaatggatcatctgcacgtagtAGCACGTGAACGTACATCTctgagccaatcacattttaattttgtttccatataAACACCTCcttcccttgtaaatggcaaaaaaaaggacaggtggttggcgctcacatgtacgttcacctgttggtacttCCTAATGCACTAGGTTCTCACTACCGTAGGAGTTTTATTATATAAAGCTCCTCTTTTTTATCCAAAAGAATGAGAAATTATTTCAAATTGGAAAGTTATATTGGTTTTAAGTGTTCCATGAGAAATtagaattattatttttttaatagaaaagaGATTAAAATTTAGTTGCTAAAAAATCAGTTTGCTCCTTGATTTTTACGAGGATAAAAGTGTATTTTTGCTCCCAAACTTTTACAAAGCAACCGTATTAAAATatgtattaaacacgtatcatATCATTGCCATACACGATTTATTGTATCAGAAtttttaaaatgtattattatCGTATAAATCGATTAATTGTCATACGTATCCGTTCCCATATATATTATTGTCATACCGAACTTACTTACTAGGGTCTTGAATGTTCATGACTACTCATGAGCTATATcgatctctccctcttgtgatgtTCTCTCCCCTGACTTTGCTTTGGCATAACCAATCTCCCACTGCTGCGCAACATGAGAGAGCCACTCCCGAGAAGACCCACCCTCACCCACCGCTCTCAACCCACTCTCCTTCACCTCCTTCACTTTACTCCTCAGTGCTTCCCCTTCGCCTTCCTTTTCCATCACCGATCTCACAAGCTTCTCTATCTCTTCCCTTCCCACCACTCTCTTTGTTGGCAACTCCTTCGTTCTCACCGCCACCCCTACTTCCTCCTCCAGCATCGTCGCATTCATCTTCTGCTCCGCGTACAGCGGCCAAGCGATCATTGGCACTCCGTTCACTATGCTTTCCAGCGTTGAATTCCATCCACAATGTGATAAGAACCCTCCAATCGATGGATGGCTTAACACCtccacctgcggggcccacatGGGGACTACCAACCCTACCTCTCGGTTCCGATTCAAGAACCCGTCCGGCAGGTACCTAGACAGCTCATCGTCTCCGTCTGTGCCCCCACCCAATACGGTGAAGAAAGCCCCATCCTTCCCTGCCGGCGGACGCACCACCCAAAGAAATCGTTTCCCACTCAGCTCCAACCCGAATGCAAACTCAATGAGTTGCTCCTCCGACAGTGTTCCGGCGCTCCCCAACGATACGAAAATCACCGACTCCACGGGTTGTTCATCCAGCCACACCAGACATTCAGCACGTGATTGGACACAAGGTGGGCCCGCGGAATTCACTATTGGACCCACCGGATAAATCGGAAGGGGCAAGATCCGACGTAGGATTGGATCCTCTCGAAGGGCTCCGAGTGTTGTTGGCTCCAAATCCTCCCACGTGTTTATCAGTATCGCATCTGCCAAGGGGAAAGTGCACCCCATACATAGATAGTACTCGTACTGGTCGTCCTTCCGGTCCATCATTGGGTCGACCAAGTCCTCCACCCGAATCGGCTTGCAACTTGGGATGCGAACCGGTTCTTGCATGTCCACGTACTCACCCTCTATCTCTTTATGCAGCGTGGGCACATACACCGTCAACGCCAAGAACGCTGCCGTTGTCGGAATGTAAAGGTATTTGGGGATGCCAAGCTCGTCTGCGATGGGGAAAGCGTAGGTGCCGAACAATTCGACAATCAGCACAATGGGCTGCGGTGACATGGCAGCAAGAGCAGCTCTTAAGGCTGGGATTGATTCTCTGACGGTGATACTAATACGGGTGCAGGTGGATGTTTGGTTAGTGACGAAGGCCGATATATCGGGCGGCGAGAGATGGACGATGCGGATGGCGGAGGGGAGGTGTAGCGAATGAAGAAGTTGTGATTGGGCAGTGGCAGTGTGGGCTTCGGCTGAGGCGAAGAAGATGGTGGAGTGGAAGCCGTGCAGGGAGAACAAGCGCTTCGAGAGAGCTACCAGAGGGAATAAGTGGCCCATGCCTGGACTTACAAATAGTGCCACATGTGGATTTTGATTTTGCAATTCCATGGCTCCTTTCTTGGTGCAGCTGAGATATGCAGCAACTCTGGCTGGTTTTCCGTTCTATAAGTAGAAGAAAGATGAAGGACTTGCATGGTCCcttcttcacccatggtggaGGAGAAATTACTTTTTGACCATAAAGATGGGTAACGTCAGATTCCAAGAGGAGGGGTAATTTCGACCTCAAACAGTTAAAAATGGGAGTTTGTGATAGGAACGAGAATCCCATCCCATTGCATGATCACATCTCATCATTGGTGAAGGAAAGGTATAGATTCGCCTGAGAATTTTTCAAGTGACTTCTCTATTTAAAAATTCGATAAataatcacttttttttttttttcttttagtaatggaaaaaataaatagaatcaCTTTTGGGTGCATATTTTTTAGTTAAATAATGCAAAGAaattaggtggctaataagcATCTTTTGTATTAATGTTGAGTTTGATAAACCTTGAAAAATATATTAGTAGTGACTAGTGAGTGACCATTCAAAAGTGGAGCCCAATAATATTCAAACTAGTGATGCTTCATCAAGTGATCTGAACCATCACCTTGCCAATAAAGATTGACAGGTAGAATTTGGGATCGCATTTTACTTTCAAGACATTTATTTCTATAAGATTGTTGGATCAACTTTAtgtatgggattttcttatgGATCGGATTTCCCTTCACCTCCTTCACCTCCTTCACCGTGGGCAAGGGTAGTTTTGACTTTATAAATAAGTGGTGGGAATGTAGCGATGACACTAAAGaactcttcattttcttttggtgaAGGAAAAAACTTTAGCCTTTTCTTATTGATATGCCTTGACGttttgtcaaataatttatagtCTTATATTTTGTCCTTCGTATaatggatcgagtttccctccatccatgGG
This window harbors:
- the LOC122661096 gene encoding anthocyanidin 3-O-glucosyltransferase 5-like; this encodes MELQNQNPHVALFVSPGMGHLFPLVALSKRLFSLHGFHSTIFFASAEAHTATAQSQLLHSLHLPSAIRIVHLSPPDISAFVTNQTSTCTRISITVRESIPALRAALAAMSPQPIVLIVELFGTYAFPIADELGIPKYLYIPTTAAFLALTVYVPTLHKEIEGEYVDMQEPVRIPSCKPIRVEDLVDPMMDRKDDQYEYYLCMGCTFPLADAILINTWEDLEPTTLGALREDPILRRILPLPIYPVGPIVNSAGPPCVQSRAECLVWLDEQPVESVIFVSLGSAGTLSEEQLIEFAFGLELSGKRFLWVVRPPAGKDGAFFTVLGGGTDGDDELSRYLPDGFLNRNREVGLVVPMWAPQVEVLSHPSIGGFLSHCGWNSTLESIVNGVPMIAWPLYAEQKMNATMLEEEVGVAVRTKELPTKRVVGREEIEKLVRSVMEKEGEGEALRSKVKEVKESGLRAVGEGGSSREWLSHVAQQWEIGYAKAKSGERTSQEGEIDIAHE